Proteins encoded within one genomic window of Ovis aries strain OAR_USU_Benz2616 breed Rambouillet chromosome 1, ARS-UI_Ramb_v3.0, whole genome shotgun sequence:
- the STX19 gene encoding syntaxin-19: MKDRLQELKQRTKETELSKDKDVLTTEAEEQGVFLQQAVIYEREPVAERHLHEIQKLQESINNLTDNVQKFGQQQKSLVASMRRFSILKKESSIAKEIKIQAEHINRGLDDLVKEVKKSEDESGPSSVVTRILKFQHAAMFRQFQQTMFTYNDTIAAKQEKCRTFIFRQLEVAGKDLPEEEVNDMLHQGKWEVFNESLLTEISITKAQLSEIEQRHKELVNLENQIKDLRDLFIQISLLVEEQGESVNSIEMIVNGTKEYVNTTKEKFGLAVKYKKRNPCKILCCWCCPCCDSK, encoded by the coding sequence atgaaagaCCGACTTCAAGAACTGAAGCAACGAACAAAGGAAACTGAGCTCTCTAAAGATAAGGACGTGTTGACTACAGAAGCAGAGGAACAAGGGGTGTTTCTGCAGCAAGCTGTTATTTATGAAAGAGAGCCTGTAGCTGAGAGACACCTACATGAGATACAAAAACTACAGGAGAGTATTAACAATTTGACAGATAATGTTCAAAAATTTGGGCAGCAACAGAAAAGTCTGGTGGCTTCAATGAGAAGGTTTAGTATACTTAAGAAAGAGTCTAGCATtgcaaaagagataaaaatccAAGCAGAACACATTAACAGAGGTTTGGATGATTTAGTAAAAGAAGTTAAAAAGTCAGAGGATGAAAGTGGTCCATCATCAGTGGTCACAAGGATACTTAAATTTCAGCATGCTGCAATGTTCCGCCAGTTTCAGCAAACTATGTTTACATATAATGACACAATAGCAGCAAAACAAGAGAAGTGCAGGACATTTATTTTCCGTCAGCTTGAAGTTGCTGGAAAAGACCTACCTGAAGAAGAAGTAAATGATATGCTTCATCAAGGAAAATGGGAAGTTTTTAATGAAAGCTTACTCACAGAAATCAGTATCACTAAAGCACAACTCTCAGAGATAGAGCAGAGACACAAAGAACTGGTTAATCTGGAAAACCAAATAAAGGATTTAAGGGATCTTTTCATTCAGATATCTCTTTTGGTAGAGGAACAGGGAGAAAGTGTCAATAGTATCGAAATGATAGTGAATGGCACAAAAGAGTATGTTAACACTACTAAAGAAAAATTTGGACTAGctgtaaaatacaaaaaaagaaatccttgcAAGATATTGTGCTGTTGGTGTTGTCCATGCTGTGACTCAAAATAA